In Bactrocera oleae isolate idBacOlea1 chromosome 3, idBacOlea1, whole genome shotgun sequence, a genomic segment contains:
- the LOC106617895 gene encoding uncharacterized protein isoform X1 yields MHHLYPSLKGDQLCPLGFHPQTRYPTRCKRCFRDYKEHGGRRGIEDVAVSSPNLTDGGNSRPSSRTWTSTQNLSSFNGTGSSNDIVVHFNVELKRRPQSWASTPDIDEADEQATKTKSRPIGRTQENDVDVTLKLPVPPRRHTTALDIKEVDDSTSKTASSSSTSSPSRSSIPEDLIILSTDSLAERVRKMNLLKKQRQSSRESSRERSIPKKSDESDNNSSSDTESKAQPDRPERSKSTTSMAEAAVKRNSLPPKKVTTSSTASTTSSFPTTTSTASAGITPKAVSTASSTTNGARMNSISSTAKSSASTSTTSASRQQKEEARRLKSAEDVEFMLKIKDTKYAHKRQTHDNSSLTTETTETTLVGPNDRELHDELKRLRTDYEAMKLRAERAEREKSDILLRRLASMDTASNRTAASEALVLQQKVNDMKDQLEKVNEEKRKLNIRMKEIENNPKGSEYELKRKLQAAEQLCEELMEENQDAKKEIINLQAEMDELQDTYRDDEVKAKTNLQKDLEKMTKNCRILNFKLKKYERKVEIMEQEKQNNYNTDLLTKVNKLEEELRFANELTRKLQVEAEELRNPGKRKTPMLGIIGKSTSADANPQPPLQLLRDLQDSVERESDLKDQLKFAEEERQKLHLVNVGTQTLEIPEILCFPRGTQTRRLSYADANVETHPVLTNDAATAVLVETRENFTQMAQTQNVEVDTQTQSIGTRAVSIETVNNICDASTETDPIDVFDVSTETESRKSSIDARIAVENQKSFCDRECSPFAMVFAAVAPRATPALLFPTAMSQALMLGASAATRKLSPIPHRLMPESAAERDEGISDEDDPAELRILLELNEQEAAILRQRVDDLEKENRETKRHVRELQEKVYQVESGDKKSSLLSFNSTPANAADKKLKALTEELMQLRKSLSDKDRTIERLQSEIAAKTGSALPQDVNIDAKRQLILVEQEASVLRTKISTLESENEKLLKDNKRMQLQALRKSTSLDKNGANGEELPKLKESLEKMERERNELDSKLKCLLQEAEEKLPVRTPKRVTDLTPKNHLKKWIEELEDEIREMRVIVLNSGGDKVKTLETEKATLEEQLQKAKQRLSVAEGDIDRLKTLTSSSPKLSELEQKLKKSDDEAKKHSSKVKELEDKIKKQDSQIKKVEAAKAALETQTKLDKEKLNTLEKDYEKERKERDKLESKLAQLDADLASAKKSAEKTKVTLEKEVKELKAKSSKSDSKQVQELKKQIEELQKQVADENKRYNDLNTHWEKLSEETILMRAQLTTEKDNMQVELNSLQQKLTEMDDIRLERTELAKKLSEMKRKLQEAETKQNKNGASEHEKTMLKNKLAEKELEYDRLRRENEMNIDLVFQLRKENDDLSSKLNDFNRIEQAQYSINEHSSSLQAEIKTLKTKLQNSELQLKSDVASTRLRYEQQVKNLSAELTSMQRQCEKFKKDRDAFKQMLESAQKKIGELKSNTGRQSRSSMHSSDDDDKSKIAYLEQQIGCLEDQLVEARLEVSKVKTELVSERSANEIKISEMQSKLNEFEEERVIGSGRTKIPGMKTKLELSWQKEREDQQRLLQETSTLARDLRQTLFEVERERDKERLESKRRLDQLKRSTEEEMEEGRRKIAELQCDLLELRDVHAKLRTSNEKLRRERERYEKELVKRRMEQDGGERKVGALLQTVDELVKIAPDLKMATTSSRSTSSSGNTLRPDAAGTARQRSRSPSPSSALNNSQITNVLARLAEASEELRKFQRLSEDENERTRMRRSNLRRAASQENDPHGSQSSVASAVGSTRNGSKLSRSSGHNGSLIRKSLSLDHSIQKDQNIWRQDDGSVSSMQSIDSELGGMVRDSSFDSRLSGGSTQSDIPRGPRKKKKSLMGKLRSLTKSSRNSESEVSIQGSDSDISVASDMRASKKDLRGRLSGMFKRAGSTSRSESTERMAAENRPVAVIVVGDENGPQPRDPPPANAATAKPIRAAIKPPTPTTPLTKRRTAK; encoded by the exons TTGTTCACTTTAATGTAGAACTAAAACGACGTCCACAATCATGGGCCTCCACACCGGACATCGACGAAGCGGACGAACAGGCGACAAAGACCAAATCGCGTCCCATTGGTCGTACGCAGGAGAACGATGTGGACGTGACATTGAAGCTACCCGTGCCGCCACGTCGGCATACGACGGCGTTGGATATAAAGGAG GTGGACGATTCCACATCGAAGACAGCATCCTCATCGTCTACATCATCACCCTCGCGTTCTAGTATTCCGGAGGATCTAATTATCCTCTCCACAGATAGCCTCGCCGAACGGGTACGTAAAATGAATTTGTTGAAGAAGCAGCGCCAAAGCTCCCGAGAATCCAGTCGAGAACGTTCCATACCTAAGAAGAGCGATGA AAGTGATAACAATTCATCCAGCGATACTGAGAGCAAAGCGCAACCTGATCGACCAGAGCGCAGCAAATCCACCACATCCATGGCAGAAGCTGCCGTCAAACGCAATTCGCTGCCCCCGAAGAAGGTTACAACATCCAGCACAGCATCCACAACTTCATCCTTTCCCACAACAACTTCCACAGCAAGCGCCGGTATCACACCGAAAGCAGTTAGTACAGCGTCGTCGACAACAAATGGCGCGCGTATGAATTCCATAAGCTCAACAGCTAAGTCGTCTGCAAGCACTTCCACAACGTCCGCATCGAGGCAGCAAAAGGAAGAAGCAAGACGGTTGAAATCTGCCGAAGATGTGGAGTTTATGCTGAAAATTAAAGATACCAAGTATGCGCATAAAAGACAAACGCACGATAATAGTTCCCTTACGACGGAAACGACAGAAACCACTTTGGTGGGTCCGAACGATAGAGAGCTGCATGATGAGCTGAAGCGGTTGCGCACCGACTACGAAGCGATGAAATTACGTGCAGAGCGCGCCGAACGCGAAAAAAGTGATATTTTGTTGCGTCGGCTCGCCTCAATGGACACCGCGTCGAATCGGACCGCAGCCTCTGAGGCTTTAGTGTTGCAGCAAAAGGTAAACGATATGAAAGACCAATTGGAAAAAGTAAACGAAGAGAAACGTAAGCTGAATATACGCATGAAAGAGATAGAAAATAATCCGAAAGGTAGCGAGTATGAGCTAAAACGTAAACTACAGGCGGCCGAGCAGCTCTGCGAAGAGCTGATGGAGGAGAATCAGGATGCAAAGAAGGAGATCATCAATTTGCAGGCTGAAATGGATGAGTTGCAAGACACCTATCGCGATGATGAGGTGAAAGCGAAAACAAATCTGCAAAAGGATCTAGAAAAGATGACGAAAAACTGTCGCATACTTAATTTCaagcttaaaaaatatgaacGTAAGGTTGAGATTATGGAACAGGAGAAACAAAACAACTACAATACAGATTTGTTGACCAAGGTCAATAAGCTTGAGGAAGAGCTTCGTTTTGCAAACGAATTAACACGTAAATTACAA GTTGAAGCTGAGGAGCTGCGCAATCCGGGCAAAAGAAAGACGCCTATGTTGGGCATTATTGGCAAGTCCACATCTGCGGACGCAAATCCACAGCCACCACTACAATTATTGCGCGACTTGCAAGACTCTGTGGAACGTGAATCGGATTTGAAGGACCAGCTGAAGTTTGCCGAGGAAGAG CGTCAAAAGTTGCATCTGGTCAACGTTGGTACTCAAACGTTGGAAATCCCTGAGATTTTGTGTTTTCCGCGTGGCACACAAACGCGCCGATTGTCTTATGCGGATGCTAACGTTGAAACACATCCAGTGCTTACGAACGATGCGGCGACTGCAGTGCTCGTGGAGACACGTGAAAACTTTACACAAATGGCCCAAACGCAAAATGTCGAAGTCGATACACAAACACAAAGCATTGGAACACGAGCAGTTTCCATAGAAACTGTAAATAATATTTGCGATGCTTCGACTGAAACGGATCCTATTGATGTTTTTGACGTCAGCACTGAAACTGAGAGTAGAAAATCTTCGATTGATGCTCGCATTGCAGTAGAAAACCAAAAATCTTTTTGTGACCGTGAATGTTCACCATTTGCAATGGTGTTTGCCGCAGTGGCGCCTAGGGCAACACCTGCATTACTCTTTCCAACCGCAATGTCGCAAGCGCTTATGTTGGGCGCTAGTGCAG CTACACGCAAACTGAGCCCGATACCACATCGTCTGATGCCTGAATCGGCAGCTGAAAGGGACGAAGGTATATCTGATGAGGACGATCCCGCCGAGTTACGCATACTTTTGGAACTAAACGAACAAGAGGCGGCTATACTGCGTCAGCGTGTTGATGATTTGGAGAAAGAAAATCGTGAAACTAAAAGGCATGTCAGAGAGCTGCAGGAGAAAGTTTATCAGGTAGAGTCGGGAGACAAGAAATCGTCTTTGCTCTCTTTCAACTCAACGCCGGCAAATGCCGCAGATAAGAAACTAAAAGCACTAACTGAGGAGCTAATGCAGTTACGGAAATCCTTATCCGATAAAGATCGCACAATCGAACGCTTGCAGTCGGAGATTGCGGCTAAAACGGGCTCCGCGCTACCACAAGATGTCAATATAGATGCGAAGCGACAATTGATATTGGTCGAACAAGAGGCGTCGGTGTTGCGCACGAAAATCTCTACTTTGGAGAGCGAAAATGAGAAGTTGCTGAAGGATAATAAACGCATGCAATTGCAGGCGTTACGCAAGAGTACGTCACTGGATAAAAATGGCGCGAATGGGGAGGAGCTTCCGAAATTGAAGGAATCGCTTGAAAAAATGGAGCGTGAACGCAATGAGTTGGATAGCAAATTGAAATGTCTATTGCAGGAAGCTGAAGAGAAACTGCCCGTTCGCACGCCTAAACGTGTAACAGATCTGACGCCAAAGAATCATTTGAAGAAATGGATCGAAGAGCTGGAGGATGAGATACGCGAAATGCGTGTGATAGTATTGAATAGTGGCGGTGATAAAGTTAAAACGCTTGAGACTGAAAAGGCGACTCTGGAGGAGCAGTTGCAGAAAGCCAAACAGCGTTTATCTGTAGCTGAGGGTGATATTG ATCGCTTAAAAACACTGACAAGTTCCTCACCGAAACTTAGTGAACTGGAGCAGAAATTAAAGAAGTCTGACGATGAAGCTAAAAAACACAGTTCTAAAGTCAAGGAGCTGGAAGATAAGATCAAAAAACAAGATAGCCAG ATTAAGAAGGTTGAAGCAGCAAAAGCCGCGCTGGAAACACAGACAAAGCTTGACAAAGAAAAGCTAAATACGCTGGAAAAGGACTACGAAAAGGAGCGCAAAGAGCGCGACAAGCTCGAGTCTAAACTTGCACAATTGGATGCCGATCTTGCCAGCGCCAAGAAGTCAGCGGAAAAAACAAAAGTAACCCTTGAGAAGGAAGTAAAGGAACTCAAAGCTAAATCTTCAAAATCTGATTCGAAACAAGTACAGGAGCTTAAAAAGCAAATTGAAGAACTGCAGAAACAAGTAGCTGATGAAAATAAACGTTACAATGATTTGAATACACATTGGGAAAAATTATCAGAAGAAACGATACTAATGCGCGCTCAACTAACCACCGAGAAAGATAATATGCAAGTGGAGCTGAATTCGCTACAACAAAAGCTCACTGAAATGGATGACATACGTTTGGAACGTACAGAACTGGCGAAAAAACTGAGCGAAATGAAACGCAAGTTGCAAGAAGCTGAGACGAAACAGAATAAAAACGGCGCTTCTGAACATGAGAAGACAATGCTGAAAAATAAATTGGCAGAGAAGGAACTAGAATATGATCGTTTGCGCCGAGAAAATGAGATGAATATAGATTTAGTATTTCAGTTACGTAAGGAAAATGATGATTTAAGTAGTAAACTAAATGACTTTAATCGCATCGAGCAAGCGCAGTATTCGATTAATGAGCATAGTAGTAGCTTGCAGGCCGAAATTAAAACGCTGAAAACGAA GTTACAGAACTCGGAATTACAGCTCAAATCCGATGTGGCATCCACACGTCTGCGTTATGAgcaacaagtgaagaatttgagTGCCGAACTGACTTCCATGCAG CGCCAATGTGAGAAGTTCAAAAAGGATCGCGATGCCTTCAAACAAATGTTGGAATCCGCACAGAAAAAGATCGGCGAACTGAAATCGAACACAGGGCGTCAGAGTCGCAGTTCAATGCATAGcagtgatgatgatgataagaGTAAAATTGCATATCTTGAACAACAG ATCGGCTGTCTGGAGGATCAGTTAGTTGAAGCACGTCTCGAGGTGAGCAAAGTAAAGACAGAGCTTGTATCGGAGCGCAgtgcaaatgaaataaaaatatctgagATGCAATCCAAACTCAATGAATTCGAGGAAGAGCGTGTCATTGGTTCAGGTCGTACAAAAATACCAGGTATGAAAACGAAATTAGAACTCTCATGGCAAAAGGAGCGTGAAGATCAACAGCGTCTGCTGCAAGAAACCTCAACTTTAGCACGCGATTTACGGCAAACGCTCTTTGAAGTTGAGCGTGAACGGGATAAGGAGCGACTGGAATCAAAGCGCCGTTTAGATCAATTGAAACGCTCAACCGAAGAGGAGATGGAGGAGGGTCGACGAAAGATCGCCGAGTTACAATGTGACTTGCTCGAATTACGTGATGTGCACGCCAAACTACGCACATCTAATGAAAAATTGCGACGCGAGCGTGAGCGCTACGAAAAGGAGTTGGTGAAACGACGCATGGAACAAGATGGTGGTGAGCGTAAAGTAGGCGCATTGTTGCAAACCGTCGATGAATTAGTAAAAATAGCGCCAGATTTGAAGATGGCAACAACAAGCAGTCGCTCCACATCGAGCAGTGGCAACACATTGCGACCAGATGCAGCAGGTACAGCGCGACAACGTAGTCGCAGTCCATCGCCCAGTAGTGCGCTTAATAACTCACAAATAACTAATGTGCTGGCGCGTTTGGCTGAGGCATCTGAGGAGTTGCGCAAATTCCAGCGTCTAAGTGAAGATGAAAACGAGCGAACGCGTATGAGGCGTAGTAATTTGCGACGTGCAGCATCGCAGGAAAACGATCCACATGGCAGTCAAAGTTCAGTTGCAAGCGCTGTAGGCTCCACAAGGAATGGTTCCAAGCTATCGCGCTCGTCAGGGCATAATGGTAGCTTAATAAGAAAGAGTCTGTCGCTGGATCATTCAATACAGAAGGATCAG AATATTTGGCGTCAGGATGACGGCAGCGTTTCATCAATGCAGTCCATTGATTCTGAATTGGGTGGCATGGTGCGTGATAGCAGTTTCGATTCGCGTTTATCTGGTGGCTCAACACAGAGTGACATACCGCGCGGTCCGCGTAAGAAAAAGAAAAGCTTGATGGGCAAACTGCGTAGTCTAACAAAGAGTAGTCGTAATTCCGAGAGTGAAGTGTCG ATTCAAGGATCTGACTCTGATATTAGTGTGGCCAGTGATATGCGCGCCAGCAAAAAAGACTTACGTGGTCGTTTATCAGGTATGTT
- the LOC106617895 gene encoding uncharacterized protein isoform X4, translating to MHHLYPSLKGDQLCPLGFHPQTRYPTRCKRCFRDYKEHGGRRGIEDVAVSSPNLTDGGNSRPSSRTWTSTQNLSSFNGTGSSNDIVVHFNVELKRRPQSWASTPDIDEADEQATKTKSRPIGRTQENDVDVTLKLPVPPRRHTTALDIKEVDDSTSKTASSSSTSSPSRSSIPEDLIILSTDSLAERVRKMNLLKKQRQSSRESSRERSIPKKSDESDNNSSSDTESKAQPDRPERSKSTTSMAEAAVKRNSLPPKKVTTSSTASTTSSFPTTTSTASAGITPKAVSTASSTTNGARMNSISSTAKSSASTSTTSASRQQKEEARRLKSAEDVEFMLKIKDTKYAHKRQTHDNSSLTTETTETTLVGPNDRELHDELKRLRTDYEAMKLRAERAEREKSDILLRRLASMDTASNRTAASEALVLQQKVNDMKDQLEKVNEEKRKLNIRMKEIENNPKGSEYELKRKLQAAEQLCEELMEENQDAKKEIINLQAEMDELQDTYRDDEVKAKTNLQKDLEKMTKNCRILNFKLKKYERKVEIMEQEKQNNYNTDLLTKVNKLEEELRFANELTRKLQVEAEELRNPGKRKTPMLGIIGKSTSADANPQPPLQLLRDLQDSVERESDLKDQLKFAEEEAENLRKKVARYEDENDSLMMQLKKMATRSRTTRKLSPIPHRLMPESAAERDEGISDEDDPAELRILLELNEQEAAILRQRVDDLEKENRETKRHVRELQEKVYQVESGDKKSSLLSFNSTPANAADKKLKALTEELMQLRKSLSDKDRTIERLQSEIAAKTGSALPQDVNIDAKRQLILVEQEASVLRTKISTLESENEKLLKDNKRMQLQALRKSTSLDKNGANGEELPKLKESLEKMERERNELDSKLKCLLQEAEEKLPVRTPKRVTDLTPKNHLKKWIEELEDEIREMRVIVLNSGGDKVKTLETEKATLEEQLQKAKQRLSVAEGDIDRLKTLTSSSPKLSELEQKLKKSDDEAKKHSSKVKELEDKIKKQDSQIKKVEAAKAALETQTKLDKEKLNTLEKDYEKERKERDKLESKLAQLDADLASAKKSAEKTKVTLEKEVKELKAKSSKSDSKQVQELKKQIEELQKQVADENKRYNDLNTHWEKLSEETILMRAQLTTEKDNMQVELNSLQQKLTEMDDIRLERTELAKKLSEMKRKLQEAETKQNKNGASEHEKTMLKNKLAEKELEYDRLRRENEMNIDLVFQLRKENDDLSSKLNDFNRIEQAQYSINEHSSSLQAEIKTLKTKLQNSELQLKSDVASTRLRYEQQVKNLSAELTSMQRQCEKFKKDRDAFKQMLESAQKKIGELKSNTGRQSRSSMHSSDDDDKSKIAYLEQQIGCLEDQLVEARLEVSKVKTELVSERSANEIKISEMQSKLNEFEEERVIGSGRTKIPGMKTKLELSWQKEREDQQRLLQETSTLARDLRQTLFEVERERDKERLESKRRLDQLKRSTEEEMEEGRRKIAELQCDLLELRDVHAKLRTSNEKLRRERERYEKELVKRRMEQDGGERKVGALLQTVDELVKIAPDLKMATTSSRSTSSSGNTLRPDAAGTARQRSRSPSPSSALNNSQITNVLARLAEASEELRKFQRLSEDENERTRMRRSNLRRAASQENDPHGSQSSVASAVGSTRNGSKLSRSSGHNGSLIRKSLSLDHSIQKDQNIWRQDDGSVSSMQSIDSELGGMVRDSSFDSRLSGGSTQSDIPRGPRKKKKSLMGKLRSLTKSSRNSESEVSIQGSDSDISVASDMRASKKDLRGRLSGMFKRAGSTSRSESTERMAAENRPVAVIVVGDENGPQPRDPPPANAATAKPIRAAIKPPTPTTPLTKRRTAK from the exons TTGTTCACTTTAATGTAGAACTAAAACGACGTCCACAATCATGGGCCTCCACACCGGACATCGACGAAGCGGACGAACAGGCGACAAAGACCAAATCGCGTCCCATTGGTCGTACGCAGGAGAACGATGTGGACGTGACATTGAAGCTACCCGTGCCGCCACGTCGGCATACGACGGCGTTGGATATAAAGGAG GTGGACGATTCCACATCGAAGACAGCATCCTCATCGTCTACATCATCACCCTCGCGTTCTAGTATTCCGGAGGATCTAATTATCCTCTCCACAGATAGCCTCGCCGAACGGGTACGTAAAATGAATTTGTTGAAGAAGCAGCGCCAAAGCTCCCGAGAATCCAGTCGAGAACGTTCCATACCTAAGAAGAGCGATGA AAGTGATAACAATTCATCCAGCGATACTGAGAGCAAAGCGCAACCTGATCGACCAGAGCGCAGCAAATCCACCACATCCATGGCAGAAGCTGCCGTCAAACGCAATTCGCTGCCCCCGAAGAAGGTTACAACATCCAGCACAGCATCCACAACTTCATCCTTTCCCACAACAACTTCCACAGCAAGCGCCGGTATCACACCGAAAGCAGTTAGTACAGCGTCGTCGACAACAAATGGCGCGCGTATGAATTCCATAAGCTCAACAGCTAAGTCGTCTGCAAGCACTTCCACAACGTCCGCATCGAGGCAGCAAAAGGAAGAAGCAAGACGGTTGAAATCTGCCGAAGATGTGGAGTTTATGCTGAAAATTAAAGATACCAAGTATGCGCATAAAAGACAAACGCACGATAATAGTTCCCTTACGACGGAAACGACAGAAACCACTTTGGTGGGTCCGAACGATAGAGAGCTGCATGATGAGCTGAAGCGGTTGCGCACCGACTACGAAGCGATGAAATTACGTGCAGAGCGCGCCGAACGCGAAAAAAGTGATATTTTGTTGCGTCGGCTCGCCTCAATGGACACCGCGTCGAATCGGACCGCAGCCTCTGAGGCTTTAGTGTTGCAGCAAAAGGTAAACGATATGAAAGACCAATTGGAAAAAGTAAACGAAGAGAAACGTAAGCTGAATATACGCATGAAAGAGATAGAAAATAATCCGAAAGGTAGCGAGTATGAGCTAAAACGTAAACTACAGGCGGCCGAGCAGCTCTGCGAAGAGCTGATGGAGGAGAATCAGGATGCAAAGAAGGAGATCATCAATTTGCAGGCTGAAATGGATGAGTTGCAAGACACCTATCGCGATGATGAGGTGAAAGCGAAAACAAATCTGCAAAAGGATCTAGAAAAGATGACGAAAAACTGTCGCATACTTAATTTCaagcttaaaaaatatgaacGTAAGGTTGAGATTATGGAACAGGAGAAACAAAACAACTACAATACAGATTTGTTGACCAAGGTCAATAAGCTTGAGGAAGAGCTTCGTTTTGCAAACGAATTAACACGTAAATTACAA GTTGAAGCTGAGGAGCTGCGCAATCCGGGCAAAAGAAAGACGCCTATGTTGGGCATTATTGGCAAGTCCACATCTGCGGACGCAAATCCACAGCCACCACTACAATTATTGCGCGACTTGCAAGACTCTGTGGAACGTGAATCGGATTTGAAGGACCAGCTGAAGTTTGCCGAGGAAGAG GCTGAAAATTTGAGGAAAAAGGTTGCCCGCTACGAGGATGAGAATGATTCGCTAATGATGCAGTTGAAAAAAATGGCAACACGCTCCAGAA CTACACGCAAACTGAGCCCGATACCACATCGTCTGATGCCTGAATCGGCAGCTGAAAGGGACGAAGGTATATCTGATGAGGACGATCCCGCCGAGTTACGCATACTTTTGGAACTAAACGAACAAGAGGCGGCTATACTGCGTCAGCGTGTTGATGATTTGGAGAAAGAAAATCGTGAAACTAAAAGGCATGTCAGAGAGCTGCAGGAGAAAGTTTATCAGGTAGAGTCGGGAGACAAGAAATCGTCTTTGCTCTCTTTCAACTCAACGCCGGCAAATGCCGCAGATAAGAAACTAAAAGCACTAACTGAGGAGCTAATGCAGTTACGGAAATCCTTATCCGATAAAGATCGCACAATCGAACGCTTGCAGTCGGAGATTGCGGCTAAAACGGGCTCCGCGCTACCACAAGATGTCAATATAGATGCGAAGCGACAATTGATATTGGTCGAACAAGAGGCGTCGGTGTTGCGCACGAAAATCTCTACTTTGGAGAGCGAAAATGAGAAGTTGCTGAAGGATAATAAACGCATGCAATTGCAGGCGTTACGCAAGAGTACGTCACTGGATAAAAATGGCGCGAATGGGGAGGAGCTTCCGAAATTGAAGGAATCGCTTGAAAAAATGGAGCGTGAACGCAATGAGTTGGATAGCAAATTGAAATGTCTATTGCAGGAAGCTGAAGAGAAACTGCCCGTTCGCACGCCTAAACGTGTAACAGATCTGACGCCAAAGAATCATTTGAAGAAATGGATCGAAGAGCTGGAGGATGAGATACGCGAAATGCGTGTGATAGTATTGAATAGTGGCGGTGATAAAGTTAAAACGCTTGAGACTGAAAAGGCGACTCTGGAGGAGCAGTTGCAGAAAGCCAAACAGCGTTTATCTGTAGCTGAGGGTGATATTG ATCGCTTAAAAACACTGACAAGTTCCTCACCGAAACTTAGTGAACTGGAGCAGAAATTAAAGAAGTCTGACGATGAAGCTAAAAAACACAGTTCTAAAGTCAAGGAGCTGGAAGATAAGATCAAAAAACAAGATAGCCAG ATTAAGAAGGTTGAAGCAGCAAAAGCCGCGCTGGAAACACAGACAAAGCTTGACAAAGAAAAGCTAAATACGCTGGAAAAGGACTACGAAAAGGAGCGCAAAGAGCGCGACAAGCTCGAGTCTAAACTTGCACAATTGGATGCCGATCTTGCCAGCGCCAAGAAGTCAGCGGAAAAAACAAAAGTAACCCTTGAGAAGGAAGTAAAGGAACTCAAAGCTAAATCTTCAAAATCTGATTCGAAACAAGTACAGGAGCTTAAAAAGCAAATTGAAGAACTGCAGAAACAAGTAGCTGATGAAAATAAACGTTACAATGATTTGAATACACATTGGGAAAAATTATCAGAAGAAACGATACTAATGCGCGCTCAACTAACCACCGAGAAAGATAATATGCAAGTGGAGCTGAATTCGCTACAACAAAAGCTCACTGAAATGGATGACATACGTTTGGAACGTACAGAACTGGCGAAAAAACTGAGCGAAATGAAACGCAAGTTGCAAGAAGCTGAGACGAAACAGAATAAAAACGGCGCTTCTGAACATGAGAAGACAATGCTGAAAAATAAATTGGCAGAGAAGGAACTAGAATATGATCGTTTGCGCCGAGAAAATGAGATGAATATAGATTTAGTATTTCAGTTACGTAAGGAAAATGATGATTTAAGTAGTAAACTAAATGACTTTAATCGCATCGAGCAAGCGCAGTATTCGATTAATGAGCATAGTAGTAGCTTGCAGGCCGAAATTAAAACGCTGAAAACGAA GTTACAGAACTCGGAATTACAGCTCAAATCCGATGTGGCATCCACACGTCTGCGTTATGAgcaacaagtgaagaatttgagTGCCGAACTGACTTCCATGCAG CGCCAATGTGAGAAGTTCAAAAAGGATCGCGATGCCTTCAAACAAATGTTGGAATCCGCACAGAAAAAGATCGGCGAACTGAAATCGAACACAGGGCGTCAGAGTCGCAGTTCAATGCATAGcagtgatgatgatgataagaGTAAAATTGCATATCTTGAACAACAG ATCGGCTGTCTGGAGGATCAGTTAGTTGAAGCACGTCTCGAGGTGAGCAAAGTAAAGACAGAGCTTGTATCGGAGCGCAgtgcaaatgaaataaaaatatctgagATGCAATCCAAACTCAATGAATTCGAGGAAGAGCGTGTCATTGGTTCAGGTCGTACAAAAATACCAGGTATGAAAACGAAATTAGAACTCTCATGGCAAAAGGAGCGTGAAGATCAACAGCGTCTGCTGCAAGAAACCTCAACTTTAGCACGCGATTTACGGCAAACGCTCTTTGAAGTTGAGCGTGAACGGGATAAGGAGCGACTGGAATCAAAGCGCCGTTTAGATCAATTGAAACGCTCAACCGAAGAGGAGATGGAGGAGGGTCGACGAAAGATCGCCGAGTTACAATGTGACTTGCTCGAATTACGTGATGTGCACGCCAAACTACGCACATCTAATGAAAAATTGCGACGCGAGCGTGAGCGCTACGAAAAGGAGTTGGTGAAACGACGCATGGAACAAGATGGTGGTGAGCGTAAAGTAGGCGCATTGTTGCAAACCGTCGATGAATTAGTAAAAATAGCGCCAGATTTGAAGATGGCAACAACAAGCAGTCGCTCCACATCGAGCAGTGGCAACACATTGCGACCAGATGCAGCAGGTACAGCGCGACAACGTAGTCGCAGTCCATCGCCCAGTAGTGCGCTTAATAACTCACAAATAACTAATGTGCTGGCGCGTTTGGCTGAGGCATCTGAGGAGTTGCGCAAATTCCAGCGTCTAAGTGAAGATGAAAACGAGCGAACGCGTATGAGGCGTAGTAATTTGCGACGTGCAGCATCGCAGGAAAACGATCCACATGGCAGTCAAAGTTCAGTTGCAAGCGCTGTAGGCTCCACAAGGAATGGTTCCAAGCTATCGCGCTCGTCAGGGCATAATGGTAGCTTAATAAGAAAGAGTCTGTCGCTGGATCATTCAATACAGAAGGATCAG AATATTTGGCGTCAGGATGACGGCAGCGTTTCATCAATGCAGTCCATTGATTCTGAATTGGGTGGCATGGTGCGTGATAGCAGTTTCGATTCGCGTTTATCTGGTGGCTCAACACAGAGTGACATACCGCGCGGTCCGCGTAAGAAAAAGAAAAGCTTGATGGGCAAACTGCGTAGTCTAACAAAGAGTAGTCGTAATTCCGAGAGTGAAGTGTCG ATTCAAGGATCTGACTCTGATATTAGTGTGGCCAGTGATATGCGCGCCAGCAAAAAAGACTTACGTGGTCGTTTATCAGGTATGTT